The following proteins are co-located in the Rattus norvegicus strain BN/NHsdMcwi chromosome X, GRCr8, whole genome shotgun sequence genome:
- the Tceal8 gene encoding transcription elongation factor A protein-like 8 produces the protein MQKSCDENEGTPQNTPKADEGHPSEDPPQQAGENLQASGENVREETDGSLRGEPAEPSPEPKEDTPARHLNPEEVIRGVDELERLREEIRRVRNKFVLMHWKQRHSRSRPYPVCFRP, from the coding sequence ATGCAAAAGTCTTGTGACGAAAACGAAGGAACACCCCAGAACACTCCAAAAGCAGATGAAGGCCATCCTTCAGAAGATCCACCACAGCAGGCAGGAGAAAATCTTCAGGCTTCTGGAGAAAATGTGAGAGAGGAAACTGATGGAAGCCTTCGAGGAGAGCCTGCTGAACCCAGCCCAGAGCCTAAAGAGGACACTCCTGCAAGGCATCTGAACCCTGAAGAAGTGATAAGAGGAGTAGATGAGTTGGAAAGGCTTAGGGAAGAGATAAGAAGAGTAAGAAATAAGTTTGTGTTGATGCATTGGAAGCAAAGACATTCCCGAAGCCGTCCTTACCCTGTGTGCTTCAGGCCTTGA